One region of Demequina sp. TMPB413 genomic DNA includes:
- a CDS encoding MMPL family transporter: protein MIMKLGFTGRVARASAARPWLIIVAWIIGLVAALAAAGSLGDALVQDDKALIETESGTANDLDEALRGDAAEVVTETIIVESDTFTFPDSSFLAAIEATRTTIASLEGIESVEVPTVANSAPVSADQSTALLTATLSLDHPEDLGTALNDATAGMDLEGFSVYTYGEDSAYAAFDKLGTESLVRGELIGIGAAIVILLVVFGALMAAGLPLMVALVSIVSAVGATAIVGRAFDLSFFILNMITMMGLALGIDYSLVIVQRFREELAHGRSVTDAVAIAGNTASRAVLISGITVLISLAGLLVVPSTIMVSLGSGAMIVAVFSVISALTLLPAVLRLLGQRVNKGSLPISHPGAEPRAWSALARGVLKRPAVAAVAGLGVLAALALPALSMRLTFPGTDALPDHVPFKQATEVLTEDFGFGQASSLIVIDDAGNARAEVEALASAVEASEAFAETSLSWEGDVAFIETKDVYDSADIKAEQAVKDLRSETIPEYLEGTGARAYVTGEQADTIDFTKLITDAAPWVALIVLGASLIMLLVTFRSVTIAGTAIVLNVLSTAAAYGVLVAVFQFGWAADALGMPVVGGIAPWIPLFLFAVLFGLSMDYHVFLLSRIKERHSATGDTRDAIAFGLSRTGSLITGAALIMVAVFAGFAIGDLAEFNQMGLGLAVAVILDATVVRSLLVPAVMALLGDANWYLPRWLQWLPQLQVEGDSTQYLDREPDVALVPARVR, encoded by the coding sequence ATGATCATGAAACTTGGCTTCACTGGTCGCGTCGCGAGGGCTTCTGCCGCGCGGCCGTGGCTCATCATCGTCGCGTGGATCATCGGACTCGTGGCCGCGCTCGCGGCTGCAGGCTCACTTGGCGACGCGCTCGTTCAAGACGACAAGGCGCTCATCGAGACGGAATCGGGAACGGCGAACGACCTCGACGAGGCGCTGCGCGGAGACGCGGCTGAGGTGGTCACCGAGACCATCATCGTCGAGTCCGACACCTTCACTTTCCCCGACTCAAGCTTCCTGGCGGCGATCGAAGCCACCCGCACTACGATCGCTTCTCTCGAAGGCATCGAGAGCGTTGAGGTGCCGACCGTCGCCAACTCCGCTCCCGTGTCGGCAGACCAGTCAACGGCACTCCTGACCGCGACGCTGTCCCTCGACCACCCCGAGGATCTCGGCACGGCGCTCAATGACGCCACGGCAGGAATGGACCTCGAGGGCTTCTCCGTCTACACCTACGGAGAGGACAGCGCCTACGCGGCGTTCGACAAACTGGGAACCGAGAGCCTCGTGCGTGGCGAACTCATCGGCATCGGCGCTGCCATCGTCATCCTGCTGGTGGTCTTCGGCGCGCTCATGGCGGCCGGTTTGCCGCTCATGGTTGCGCTCGTGTCGATCGTGTCGGCAGTAGGTGCGACCGCGATCGTCGGGCGCGCTTTCGACCTGTCGTTCTTCATTCTCAACATGATCACGATGATGGGGCTGGCGCTCGGCATCGACTACTCGCTCGTGATCGTCCAACGCTTCAGGGAGGAACTCGCGCACGGCCGCAGCGTGACCGATGCCGTGGCCATTGCGGGCAACACGGCGAGCAGGGCGGTTCTCATCTCGGGCATCACGGTGCTCATCTCACTCGCAGGTCTGCTCGTTGTTCCCTCGACCATCATGGTCAGCCTCGGATCGGGTGCCATGATCGTGGCCGTCTTCTCCGTCATCAGTGCGCTCACGTTGCTCCCAGCCGTGTTGCGTCTGCTGGGGCAACGAGTCAACAAGGGATCCCTGCCCATCTCACACCCTGGTGCGGAACCTCGCGCCTGGTCTGCCCTCGCGAGGGGCGTCTTGAAGCGCCCGGCGGTGGCTGCGGTTGCTGGGCTCGGCGTGCTCGCCGCGCTCGCGCTGCCAGCGCTCTCGATGCGACTCACGTTCCCCGGGACCGATGCTCTTCCCGACCACGTGCCGTTCAAGCAAGCGACCGAGGTGTTGACGGAGGACTTCGGTTTCGGCCAGGCCTCCTCGCTCATCGTGATTGACGACGCTGGCAACGCCCGCGCCGAAGTCGAGGCCCTTGCGTCGGCCGTCGAGGCGTCGGAAGCCTTCGCCGAGACGTCCCTTTCCTGGGAGGGCGACGTCGCGTTCATCGAGACCAAGGACGTTTACGACTCGGCCGACATCAAGGCGGAGCAGGCGGTGAAGGACTTGCGTTCCGAGACGATTCCGGAGTACCTGGAGGGCACCGGCGCGCGCGCCTATGTCACCGGGGAGCAGGCCGACACGATCGACTTCACCAAGCTCATCACCGACGCGGCGCCATGGGTTGCGCTCATCGTGTTGGGGGCGTCGCTCATCATGTTGCTCGTGACCTTCCGGTCGGTGACCATCGCTGGCACCGCCATCGTGCTCAACGTGCTGTCCACCGCTGCCGCATACGGCGTGCTCGTCGCGGTGTTCCAGTTCGGTTGGGCGGCCGACGCTCTCGGCATGCCTGTCGTAGGAGGCATCGCGCCGTGGATTCCGCTGTTCTTGTTCGCGGTCCTCTTCGGGCTGTCGATGGACTATCACGTGTTCCTTTTGAGCCGGATCAAGGAGCGGCACAGCGCCACAGGAGACACTCGCGACGCGATCGCCTTCGGGCTCTCGCGCACCGGTTCCCTCATCACGGGAGCGGCGCTCATCATGGTGGCTGTCTTCGCCGGCTTCGCTATCGGCGACTTGGCCGAGTTCAACCAGATGGGTCTTGGGCTAGCGGTAGCCGTCATTCTCGATGCGACCGTGGTGAGGTCGCTCCTCGTGCCCGCCGTCATGGCTCTGTTGGGCGACGCCAACTGGTACCTGCCGAGGTGGCTGCAGTGGCTGCCCCAACTCCAGGTGGAGGGCGACTCGACGCAGTACCTCGATCGGGAGCCCGACGTCGCGCTCGTGCCAGCGCGCGTGAGGTAA
- a CDS encoding sensor domain-containing protein, producing MTERNAYVAILFQARFWREAAYLLLGLPLGILWGVYAVTMYAVGVSLVIVWVGVPLLVFTHVSMRWIGASERLLANSMIDARIAAPPARRSARRDRPDGREQAGTWSSLGRWAQDVMFDAHAWRVALWCFVRITLGAVGFSFALLAVVLPITAVSALVQAAVYRLGLANWYGDPGNVNDIVSFWVLVGAPVVLLLIPAFAWPVRALALLHASFGRWALGASPSEDVKAATERAELAEEQVRIDQELHDSIGHMITMNIIQAGAGAHVFDTDPEFARQALRNIEERGRAAMGELDRIISAIRGDQPEARTPLPGIDDIARLIEESRTAGMEVSYDAQYPKAPAAVGRAAFTVVREALTNAARHAPGAPVAVRIAHDADALGIEVINGKPTEASAQRPHAGGGRGLSGIRDRVTLLGGRSSAGPEANGFVVRALLPLEATLSETVADASSPWASLREKVSA from the coding sequence ATGACTGAACGCAACGCGTACGTGGCGATCCTTTTCCAGGCCCGCTTCTGGCGAGAGGCCGCCTACTTGCTGCTAGGCCTGCCCCTCGGGATCCTGTGGGGCGTGTACGCAGTCACGATGTACGCGGTTGGAGTGTCGCTCGTCATCGTGTGGGTAGGAGTCCCGCTGCTCGTGTTCACGCACGTGTCCATGAGGTGGATCGGCGCCTCGGAACGGCTGCTCGCAAACTCCATGATCGACGCGCGCATCGCGGCGCCGCCGGCGAGGAGGTCAGCACGACGAGATCGACCTGACGGGCGGGAGCAAGCAGGCACGTGGTCGTCGCTCGGGCGGTGGGCCCAGGACGTGATGTTCGATGCGCACGCGTGGCGCGTGGCGCTGTGGTGCTTTGTCAGGATCACTCTTGGCGCCGTTGGCTTTTCCTTCGCACTTCTTGCGGTCGTGTTGCCGATCACAGCGGTCTCGGCGCTTGTGCAGGCCGCCGTCTACCGCTTGGGGCTCGCCAACTGGTACGGCGACCCCGGAAACGTCAACGACATCGTGTCGTTCTGGGTTCTCGTGGGTGCCCCCGTCGTCTTGCTTCTCATTCCGGCCTTCGCGTGGCCGGTGCGAGCGCTCGCGCTGCTCCACGCATCGTTTGGCCGCTGGGCGCTTGGCGCCAGCCCCAGCGAGGACGTGAAGGCGGCGACGGAACGCGCCGAACTCGCGGAAGAGCAGGTGAGGATCGACCAGGAACTGCACGACTCGATCGGTCACATGATCACCATGAACATCATCCAGGCAGGCGCAGGTGCGCACGTGTTCGACACCGACCCCGAGTTCGCGCGTCAGGCGCTGAGGAACATCGAGGAGCGAGGACGTGCGGCGATGGGCGAGTTGGACCGCATCATCTCCGCCATTCGCGGGGACCAGCCGGAGGCGAGAACGCCCTTGCCAGGGATCGACGACATCGCCCGCCTGATCGAGGAGTCGCGCACCGCGGGTATGGAGGTGTCGTATGACGCCCAGTACCCCAAGGCGCCAGCCGCGGTGGGCAGGGCGGCCTTCACTGTGGTGCGAGAGGCGCTCACCAACGCGGCGCGGCACGCCCCTGGCGCTCCCGTCGCCGTCAGGATTGCCCACGACGCCGACGCCCTTGGCATCGAAGTCATCAACGGCAAGCCAACAGAGGCGAGCGCGCAACGCCCTCACGCAGGGGGAGGAAGAGGATTGTCGGGTATCCGCGACCGCGTGACGCTCCTTGGCGGACGTTCATCGGCCGGTCCGGAGGCCAACGGCTTTGTAGTGCGCGCCTTGCTTCCCCTTGAGGCGACGTTGTCGGAGACCGTCGCCGACGCATCCTCGCCCTGGGCGTCATTGCGTGAGAAGGTGTCGGCGTGA
- a CDS encoding response regulator transcription factor, which yields MRIAIVDDDPLVRMGLRAIVGSEPDWEVVAEAGDGRAALDVVATHNPDLVLMDIRMPHMDGLEATRAITSGPSGAKVIVLTTFEVDEYVFEAMRAGASGFVLKRVPPAELIEAVRVVASGESMLFPASTRRVIERFAAPPSAVGMPDLTEREGDVLRLLARGLSNGEIAADLFVSVETVKSHVASILMKLGVRDRTQAVIAAYETGYVTPGLAEEPDAR from the coding sequence GTGAGAATCGCGATTGTTGACGACGACCCTCTGGTGAGGATGGGCCTGCGAGCCATCGTCGGCTCGGAACCCGATTGGGAGGTCGTGGCAGAGGCAGGCGACGGGAGAGCGGCGCTAGACGTCGTCGCCACCCACAACCCAGACCTGGTCCTCATGGACATTCGCATGCCCCACATGGACGGACTGGAGGCGACGAGGGCCATCACATCCGGCCCCTCCGGCGCGAAGGTGATCGTCCTGACCACGTTCGAGGTCGACGAGTACGTTTTCGAAGCCATGCGGGCGGGGGCTTCAGGATTCGTGCTCAAGCGGGTTCCGCCAGCAGAGCTGATCGAGGCCGTCAGGGTGGTCGCCTCTGGTGAATCGATGCTCTTTCCCGCGTCCACGCGGCGCGTCATCGAGCGCTTCGCGGCGCCGCCCAGTGCGGTGGGCATGCCCGATCTGACGGAGCGCGAGGGAGATGTGCTCCGCCTCCTTGCACGGGGGCTATCCAACGGCGAGATCGCCGCCGACCTGTTCGTCTCCGTCGAGACCGTGAAGTCTCACGTCGCGTCCATTCTCATGAAACTGGGAGTGCGCGACCGCACTCAAGCGGTGATCGCCGCGTACGAGACCGGCTACGTGACGCCCGGACTCGCGGAGGAGCCGGACGCGCGCTAA
- the sucC gene encoding ADP-forming succinate--CoA ligase subunit beta has product MDLFEYQARDMFEKHAVPVLPGIVASTPAEARAAAESLGGGTVVVKAQVKTGGRGKAGGVKVVHNPADAEAAAEAILGMDIKGHTVHKVMIAAGAKIAQEFYFSILLDRSERQYLAMCSVEGGVEIEVLAVERPEALAKVGVDPLVGVDAAKAAEIVATAGFPSELAGPVADVIEKLWAVYLEEDATLVEVNPLVLTEDGKVIALDGKVTIDENAAFRQEGHAALEDKDAADPLEAKAKALDLNYVKLDGAVGIIGNGAGLVMSTLDVVAYAGEQFGGVKPANFLDIGGGASAAVMANGLDVILGDPQVKSVFVNVFGGITSCIEVANGIVGALETLGDAATKPLVVRLDGNSVEEGRAILAAANHPLVTIVETMDGAAAKAAELAAA; this is encoded by the coding sequence ATGGACCTCTTCGAATACCAAGCGCGTGACATGTTTGAGAAGCACGCCGTACCCGTGCTGCCAGGCATCGTCGCTTCCACTCCCGCCGAGGCAAGGGCCGCGGCCGAGAGCCTCGGAGGCGGCACCGTCGTCGTCAAAGCCCAGGTCAAGACGGGCGGTCGCGGCAAGGCTGGCGGCGTCAAGGTCGTCCACAACCCGGCCGACGCTGAGGCAGCCGCAGAGGCCATTCTTGGCATGGACATCAAGGGCCACACGGTCCATAAAGTGATGATCGCCGCCGGTGCGAAGATCGCGCAGGAGTTCTACTTCTCCATCCTGTTAGACCGCTCGGAGCGCCAATACCTTGCCATGTGCTCCGTCGAGGGCGGCGTGGAGATCGAGGTGCTCGCGGTCGAGCGGCCAGAGGCGCTCGCGAAGGTAGGGGTCGACCCACTCGTGGGCGTGGATGCGGCGAAGGCTGCCGAGATCGTGGCCACCGCTGGCTTCCCGTCCGAGCTCGCCGGGCCCGTTGCCGACGTGATCGAGAAGCTGTGGGCCGTGTACCTGGAAGAGGACGCGACGCTCGTCGAGGTCAACCCGCTGGTGCTCACAGAAGACGGCAAGGTCATCGCGCTCGACGGCAAGGTCACGATCGATGAGAACGCGGCGTTCCGCCAAGAGGGCCACGCAGCGCTTGAGGACAAGGACGCGGCCGACCCCCTCGAGGCGAAGGCCAAGGCGCTTGACCTCAACTACGTCAAGCTCGACGGCGCCGTCGGCATCATCGGCAACGGAGCCGGTCTCGTCATGTCGACGCTCGACGTGGTCGCCTATGCAGGCGAGCAGTTCGGCGGGGTGAAGCCAGCCAACTTCCTCGACATCGGCGGAGGCGCTTCAGCGGCCGTCATGGCCAACGGGCTCGACGTCATTCTCGGCGACCCCCAGGTCAAGTCAGTCTTCGTCAACGTATTCGGCGGCATCACCTCGTGCATCGAGGTGGCGAACGGAATCGTCGGGGCGCTCGAGACGCTCGGCGACGCGGCTACCAAGCCCCTCGTCGTCCGCCTTGACGGCAACTCCGTTGAAGAGGGCCGCGCCATCCTGGCAGCGGCCAACCACCCCCTCGTGACCATTGTCGAGACCATGGACGGCGCCGCGGCCAAGGCCGCCGAGCTGGCCGCCGCTTAA
- the sucD gene encoding succinate--CoA ligase subunit alpha, with amino-acid sequence MAIFLTAQSKVIVQGMTGSEGMKHTARMLASGTQIVGGVNPRKAGTSVDFEIDGATRSIPVYGSVAEAMSATGADVSVLFVPPAFTKGAVMEAVDAGMPLAVIITEGVPVKDTAEFFTYAQAKGTRLIGPNCPGLITPGQSNVGITPATITGPGKIGLVSKSGTLTYQMLFELRDIGFTTAVGIGGDPIVGTTHIDCLEAFQNDPDTAAIVMIGEIGGDAEERAAAYIKDHVTKPVVGYVAGFEAPEGKTMGHAGAIVSGSAGTAQAKKEALEAAGVKVGKTPSETAQLMRDILTP; translated from the coding sequence ATGGCAATCTTTCTCACCGCGCAGTCAAAGGTCATCGTCCAGGGCATGACCGGCTCTGAGGGCATGAAGCACACCGCCCGCATGCTCGCCTCTGGCACGCAGATCGTCGGCGGAGTGAACCCTCGCAAAGCCGGCACCAGCGTCGACTTCGAGATCGACGGCGCCACGCGCTCGATTCCCGTTTACGGCTCGGTAGCGGAGGCGATGTCCGCCACTGGCGCCGACGTGTCCGTGCTCTTTGTGCCGCCAGCGTTCACCAAGGGCGCCGTCATGGAGGCCGTCGACGCGGGGATGCCGCTTGCCGTGATCATCACCGAAGGCGTGCCGGTCAAGGACACCGCGGAGTTCTTCACGTATGCGCAGGCAAAGGGCACGCGCCTCATCGGCCCCAACTGCCCTGGCCTCATCACTCCTGGCCAGTCCAACGTCGGCATCACCCCCGCCACCATTACTGGCCCCGGCAAGATCGGGCTTGTGTCAAAGTCGGGCACCCTGACGTACCAAATGCTGTTCGAGTTGCGCGACATCGGTTTCACCACCGCGGTCGGCATCGGCGGTGACCCCATCGTCGGCACCACGCACATCGATTGCCTCGAGGCGTTCCAGAACGACCCTGACACCGCCGCCATCGTCATGATCGGAGAAATCGGTGGCGACGCTGAGGAACGCGCGGCCGCCTACATCAAGGACCACGTGACCAAGCCAGTGGTGGGCTACGTCGCAGGCTTCGAGGCGCCGGAGGGCAAGACGATGGGCCACGCAGGGGCGATCGTGTCTGGCTCCGCTGGCACCGCCCAGGCCAAGAAGGAGGCCCTCGAGGCGGCAGGCGTCAAGGTGGGAAAGACTCCATCGGAAACCGCGCAACTGATGAGGGACATCCTCACGCCTTAG